Proteins co-encoded in one Salvia splendens isolate huo1 chromosome 4, SspV2, whole genome shotgun sequence genomic window:
- the LOC121798992 gene encoding phosphatidylinositol 4-kinase gamma 4-like, which yields MSAVEVALSPFLEGKARYGDCFKDRLNLSTSESIEIYITGGGSMTPMRVMESDSIASVKLRIQTCKGFEVKRQNLVFGGRVLSKTDSLVKDYGISDGNALHLALRISDLLLINVSTASGEEFKFQVDRHRNVGYLKHRIANKGKGVHAIDSDIFCRGEKLHDNGRLISDLSNNGDAVIHLVVHKYAEVCSKAVERDLELSIATPNLNKGVDEEKAKDMLALSRSMLGQDFFLKPDIVNPCVQFPHFLWEMVQSVSDGLAQGKQPAKSSEGMGGTYFMQDATGDKYVAVFKPIDEEPLALNNPQGLPPSHDGQGLKRGTRVGEGAWREVAAYILDHPIEGAQSLFRTEIGFAGVPPTVMTQCLHEGFNHPNGFDCSIEHIKTGSLQMFRENHGSCEDMGPRDFPVDEVHKISVLDIRVANADRHAGNILLHKDPENGKITLIPIDHGYCLPENFEDCTFDWLYWPQARQPFSGKTLDYIKSLDAEKDIATLKFYGLDLSPEVARTLRISTMLLKKGVDRGLTPFAIGSIMCRENLNKKSVIEEIVHEAEDAVLPGMSEAAFLEAVSEVMDSTLEKLLQ from the exons ATGTCTGCTGTTGAGGTTGCTTTGAGTCCATTCTTGGAAGGGAAAGCACGGTATGGTGATTGTTTCAAGGACCGACTCAATCTGAGCACTAGTGAATCCATCGAGATCTACATCACCGGTGGGGGTTCCATGACCCCCATGCGCGTGATGGAGTCTGATTCCATTGCATCAGTGAAGCTTAGGATACAGACATGTAAAGGTTTTGAAGTGAAGAGGCAGAATCTTGTTTTTGGAGGCAGGGTGCTCTCAAAGACTGATTCTCTTGTCAAAGATTACGGCATCTCAGATGGGAATGCCTTGCATTTGGCGCTGAGGATCTCGGATCTCCTGCTGATTAATGTTAGCACGGCAAGTGGGGAAGAATTCAAGTTCCAAGTGGATAGGCACAGGAACGTAGGGTATCTAAAGCATAGGATTGCTAACAAGGGGAAAGGAGTTCATGCTATAGATTCGGACATATTCTGTCGAGGAGAGAAGCTCCATGACAATGGTAGGCTAATCAGTGATCTGAGTAACAATGGCGATGCTGTCATTCACTTGGTGGTGCACAAGTATGCTGAGGTTTGTAGCAAGGCCGTTGAGAGGGACCTCGAGCTCTCCATTGCCACTCCAAATTTGAACAAGGGGGTGGATGAGGAGAAGGCCAAGGATATGTTGGCTTTATCAAGGTCAATGCTAGGCCAAGATTTCTTCTTGAAACCAGATATAGTGAATCCATGTGTCCAGTTCCCACACTTCTTGTGGGAGATGGTGCAGTCTGTCTCAGACGGGTTAGCCCAAGGCAAACAGCCAGCTAAGTCATCCGAGGGCATGGGCGGAACTTACTTCATGCAAGATGCTACAGGAGATAAGTATGTCGCTGTGTTTAAGCCCATAGATGAGGAGCCTCTGGCCTTAAACAACCCTCAAGGCCTGCCCCCTTCACATGATGGACAAGGGCTGAAGAGGGGCACCCGAGTTGGGGAAGGCGCGTGGAGGGAGGTGGCAGCGTATATACTGGACCATCCAATTGAGGGTGCTCAGTCGTTGTTTCGTACAGAAATTGGTTTTGCTGGAGTGCCCCCTACAGTGATGACTCAGTGCCTGCACGAAGGGTTTAACCACCCAAATGGATTTGATTGCTCCATTGAGCATATTAAGACTGGATCATTACAAATGTTTAGGGAGAATCATGGAAGCTGTGAAGACATGGGCCCTCGGGATTTCCCTGTTGATGAAGTCCACAAGATCTCTGTCCTTGATATAAGAGTAGCCAATGCTGACAGGCACGCAGGAAACATCTTGCTACACAAAGATCCGGAAAACGGAAAAATAACCCTGATTCCGATTGATCATGGCTACTGCTTGCCTGAAAAC TTCGAGGACTGCACTTTCGACTGGCTATACTGGCCACAAGCTCGACAACCATTCTCTGGGAAGACATTGGACTACATAAAATCACTTGATGCCGAGAAAGACATAGCAACCCTCAAATTCTATGGATTGGATCTTTCCCCTGAAGTTGCTCGTACGCTCCGTATCTCCACCATGCTTCTGAAGAAAGGGGTGGACAGAGGTCTCACGCCTTTCGCGATAGGAAGCATCATGTGCAGAGAGAACTTGAACAAGAAATCTGTGATAGAGGAGATTGTGCACGAGGCAGAGGACGCCGTGCTCCCAGGTATGAGCGAGGCTGCGTTTCTTGAAGCCGTATCTGAAGTCATGGATTCGACACTTGAGAAACTCCTTCAGTGA